Within the Acidipropionibacterium acidipropionici genome, the region GGCTTCGTCACCCGCTCCGACGGGGTCTCGGTGCACCGCACAGACTGCTCGAACGCCCGGCACCTGCTGCAGTACCCCGAGCGGATCGTCCCGGTGTCCTGGGCCGGCGGGGCCCAGGAGGGCTACGTCGTCACTGTCCAGGTGGAAGGCCTCGACCGCTCCGGCCTGCTCTTCGACACCTCGAAGATCCTGGCCGAGCAGGGGGTCTCGGTGCTGTCGGCCAATATGAGCGCCTCGAAGAATCATCTGGCGCGGCTGCGGCTGACATTCGAGTCCCCCGACCCCACCCACCTCAAGCACCTGGTGGAGTCGATCCGCCGCATCTCCGGCGTCTACGACGTCTACAGAGTCAAGTCGTAACTGCCGCCGGCGGGGGGAGACGACTCCCCCTGCACCCCCTCGAGCGGCGGCTCTGATGGGGTCGGGTCTGCGTCGCCGGCCTCTCGGCACGCAGGCGGGTGAGTAGAGTTCGCCACGTGCGCTACCTCTCCACCCGTGGACTGCCCGAGGGCCCCCGGCCCGGATTCAGCGAGATCCTGCTCGAGGGCCTGGCCCCCGACGGGGGCCTGTACATGCCCGAGACCTACCCGCAGGTCGATGCCGCCACCCTGGCCTCGTGGCGCTCGACGCTGGCCGCCGACGGTTACGCCGGCCTGGCGGCGTCGGTGCTCTCCCTGTTCATCGACGACATCGACGCCGCCGACCTCCGGCGGCTGTGCGACGAGGCCTACAGCGACGAGGTCTTCTCCAGCCCGCTGATCGCCCCGGTCGACGAGCTGGACGGCGGGCTGTGGCTCGCGCACCTATCCGGCGGCCCCACCGCCGCCTTCAAGGACATGGCCATGCAGCTGCTCGGGCGACTCTTCGAGTTCGAGCTGAACCGCCGCGGCCGCGAACTCACCATCCTCGGCGCCACGAGCGGCGACACCGGATCGGCCGCCGAGTACGCCATGCTGGGACGCCGGGGCATCCGGGTCTTCATGCTCACCCCCGCCGGGCGGATGACCCCCTTCCAACAGGCCCAGATGTTCAGCCTCGACGACCCCTCGATCGTCAACATCGCCGTCGACGGGGTCTTCGACGACTGCCAGGACCTCGTCAAGGAGCTCTTCTCCGACCTGGAGTTCCGGCGCCGCCACCACCTCGGCGCGGTGAACTCGATCAACTGGGCCCGCCTGGCCGCCCAGGTCGTCTACTACATCTCCTCCTGGCTGCGGGCCACCACCTCCGACGACCAGGAGGTGTCCTTCGCGGTGCCCACCGGCAACTTCGGGGACATCATGGCCGGCCACGTCGCCCGGATGATGGGGGTGCCGATCCGGACCCTGGTGCTGGCCACCAACGAGAACAACGTCCTCGACGAGTTCTTCCGCACCGGCGTCTACCGGGTCCGCGGGGCCGCCGAGACCCTGGCCACCTCCTCACCCTCGATGGACATCTCCAAGGCCTCGAACTTCGAGCGGTTCATCTTCGACCTGCTGGGCCGCGACTCCGCGCTGATCCGCGACCTGTTCGGTGCACAACTGCCCTCCCAGGGCAGCTTCGACGTGTCCGGCACCTCCGAGTTCTCCTCGATCCCCTCCCGCTACGGATTCGTGTCCGGCTCATCCCGCCACGCCGACCGGCTGGCCACCATCTCCCAGGTGCTGGAGCGCGACGGCGTCCTGATCGACCCGCACACCGCCGACGCGGTGACGGTGGCCCGCCGTCACGTCGAACCGGGGATCCCGATGATCGTTCTGGAGACCGCGCTTCCGGTGAAATTCGCAGCCACCATCGCCGAGGCCACCGGGAGAGTGCCCGAGCGCCCCTCCCGCTTCGAGGGTCTGGAGGAGCTCCCGCGTCACGTCATCGACCTGCCCGACGACGCAGGGGCCCTGAGGGCCCTGATCGCCGGGCGGTCGTGAGGCTCAGCCGCTGAACTCGTCCAGAGCCTTCTTCGCCTGGTCGAGCCAGGTCCGGTAGGTCTCGATGGACTCCCGGGCCTTGCGGGCGTCCTTCTCCTTGCCGGCCGCCTCGGCCTTCGTGGCGTCGGCCTCCAGCTTCTCGATCTGCGAGCTGAGCATGGTCACCGTGTCGGCCGCCCTGTCGCGGGCCTGCGGATCGGTGCGCTTCCACTCGGCCTGCTCGGCCGAATGCACCTTCTGCTCGAGGTCTCGGACCCGACCGTCGATGCGGCGCATGGCATCGCGGGGCACCTTGCCGATCTCGTTGAACTTCTCCAGGAAGGCGCGGAACTGATCCTTGGCGGCGCTGATGTCGGAGACCGGCAGGATCTGGGCCTCGGCGGCGTCCAGCAGCTCCTCCTTGGCGCTCTGGTTGCCGCGGAACTCCTCGTCCTGCTCGTTCATGGCGGCGGTCCGGGCGTCGAAGAAGGTGTCCTGGATGCCCCGGAACTCCTTCCACAGCTTGTCATCGACCTCGCGGGGGGCGGGGCCGGCGGCCTTCCACCGGGCCATCAGATCGCGGAACTCGCGGGCGGTGGGGCCCCATTCGGTGGAGTTCGCCAACGGGCGGGACTCCTCGATGATGGCCTCCTTGGCCTTTCGGGCCTGCTCCCGCTTGGCGTTCTGCTCGGCGAACTGGGCCTTGCGCCGCCTGGTGTAGGTGGTGCGGGCGCT harbors:
- the thrC gene encoding threonine synthase produces the protein MRYLSTRGLPEGPRPGFSEILLEGLAPDGGLYMPETYPQVDAATLASWRSTLAADGYAGLAASVLSLFIDDIDAADLRRLCDEAYSDEVFSSPLIAPVDELDGGLWLAHLSGGPTAAFKDMAMQLLGRLFEFELNRRGRELTILGATSGDTGSAAEYAMLGRRGIRVFMLTPAGRMTPFQQAQMFSLDDPSIVNIAVDGVFDDCQDLVKELFSDLEFRRRHHLGAVNSINWARLAAQVVYYISSWLRATTSDDQEVSFAVPTGNFGDIMAGHVARMMGVPIRTLVLATNENNVLDEFFRTGVYRVRGAAETLATSSPSMDISKASNFERFIFDLLGRDSALIRDLFGAQLPSQGSFDVSGTSEFSSIPSRYGFVSGSSRHADRLATISQVLERDGVLIDPHTADAVTVARRHVEPGIPMIVLETALPVKFAATIAEATGRVPERPSRFEGLEELPRHVIDLPDDAGALRALIAGRS
- a CDS encoding DUF349 domain-containing protein, with the translated sequence MSHAAGPQSFGRVDDDGTVYVRTSEGERAVGQVPDVSGEEALEFFVQRFRSLETEVDLLESRLTSGALSPENARKTAGKLRSAISSANAVGDLAALVARVDALSPDIEAKAEHKREQKAEAVAAAKAAKEEMVGRAEAIAAGTDWRGGVNKFRNLLEEWKKLPRIDHATDDALWHRFSSARTTYTRRRKAQFAEQNAKREQARKAKEAIIEESRPLANSTEWGPTAREFRDLMARWKAAGPAPREVDDKLWKEFRGIQDTFFDARTAAMNEQDEEFRGNQSAKEELLDAAEAQILPVSDISAAKDQFRAFLEKFNEIGKVPRDAMRRIDGRVRDLEQKVHSAEQAEWKRTDPQARDRAADTVTMLSSQIEKLEADATKAEAAGKEKDARKARESIETYRTWLDQAKKALDEFSG